Genomic segment of Chelonoidis abingdonii isolate Lonesome George chromosome 5, CheloAbing_2.0, whole genome shotgun sequence:
ACCGAGACAAGAAAAGCATGAAAGGACTCATGAAATCATACCAATTAATGTGAATAATAATTATGAGCACAGACCCAGCCACTTGGGACCCGTGTCTCACCAACATAACGTAAGGGCTCCTGTGCTGAGTAGATCAATTAGCACTGGAAGTGCAGCTAGTTCTGGAAGCAACAGCAGTGCTTCTTCAGAGCAGGGGTTGTTGGGAAGATCGCCCCTATCTAGGCCAGGTTCAAGTCACAGATCTGAAAGGACAATCCGGACACAGCCTAAGCAGTCATCTTTGATGGCAGATGATCTGAAGGGTCCCTTGAAAGAGGACTTGACACAGCACAAGTTTATCTGTGAACAGTGTGGGAAGTGCAAATGTGGTGAGTGCACAGACCCAAGGGCCTTACCTTCTTGTCTGGCCTGCAACAGGAAGTGCTTGTGCTCTGCAGAGAGCATGGTGGAGTACAGTACCTGCATGTGCCTGATCAAAGGGATCTTCTACCACTGTTCCAACGACGACGAAGGGGACTCGTATGCGGATAATCCCTGCTCTTGTTCCCAGGCACATTGCTGTTCTAGATACCTGTGCATGGGAGCAATGTCCTTGTTTTTGCCTTGCTTGCTCTGCTATCCTCCTGCTAAGGGATGCCTGAAGTTGTGTCGCGGGTGTTATGACCGGATCAATCGTCCTGGTTGCCGATGTAAAAACTCCAACACTGTCTATTGTAAACTGGAGAGCTGCCCATCACGGAGTCAGGGGAAGCCCTCATAATTCTGGAGGGAAATTTCACTTCTTCAAACACTTGCTTTCAGGTTGTGGCTAATTTTCTGTTTGTGTGGGGATTTACCCCTACCCTCATTCCCTTCCTTCTCCACTTTTACATACTCCAGTTTTTTCCTTTGCACCCTCCATAACTCCTCTCTCAACTCAGATAGGTGTGGAGTATTTTACCCAGTTATGTTTATTTCAGTCTTTGGTAAGCATGGACTGTGTCCCTGCATTTGGCACCACAGCTTGACAGAGCCTCTTAGGTTTGTAAGTAACCCGCACATGAAAGAGACAGTGAGGGCTAATGGGCTTTTCTGCAGCCTGTTGCTCTGCAAAAAACTTCCCCAATGTGTCCTTTTGTTCTCTGCAACTGTGTCTTTTTGGTTCCAAGAAATAATTCTACCTTATTTCATGAGCAAGCTGGATTAATCTTGAGGGGGTTGGAACCGTAGAAAATATAAGGCTGGCTTTTACTCCCCAGTGCAAAGAACCTGCTTTTCCCTCTGTTCCCCAACCCTTCTTGGAATTGTCTCAGTCCAGAGACTTGCCTGGctggtacatttttttttctttcttttaaatgtagttttgttttttgcttcacTATATAGATCTTCACATTGGAGACATTATGACTGCAATTCGTTCATCTGTTTCTCTTGCTTTCAAATCTGTGAAGGACatcacccactccaccccttcccccatgttTCTGTGGTCATTGAGAGCCTGTTGATACTGATGTTAAAGTTGACCGTGTTTGCATATCTGAATAATCTTCAGGTGTCATTGAATTAAATTACCTAAATGTTCCTGGATCTTTAACACTTCTCTTATTCCCTTGGTTAGTGAATTTAGCTCTGCCTTGTGCTTCATAACTTTAATCTGTTCCATGTTTTATTGCCTTAGCCACAAATTGTGgtctttttttgtatattttatgtaTAAAACACAAAGTTGAATCCTGACTATTTTTAAGACAAAAGtctgtttaaaactttttttattgtaaagaatatttattatttgaatctCTATTATTTTATGATATTTATTACAAAggactttttgaaaaatgtactcATGTCTGAATATAACAAAATATCAATACTTAACAAAAATAAGGGTGACACAAAGAAAGTACGTATGTTAACTATAATgcagaaaatatattaattaatgaaaatgtctcttgagtttttcattttaatatactGGTAGGTTTTGTTATGATTTCCATGTCCATATTGCAAAGTgtcttgctattttttttttctccttgtgcaCTGCCAGGGCGGTTGAATAACCAATACTGTGAAGACACTAGTATGTGTCTTGTTTGTCTTATTTTGGTGTTGAAAATTCATTATCAAATGAGTTTTCACTGTGCTATTTAATAAAATTGAATATGTGTAATTTGCTTGATGTTGCCAAGAAGTTTAGGCCACATGTATTTATCAGAGCATTCTGGAAATGCAACTGTAGACAAGGACCTCTAACttcaataatttattttgttttctatagaCTATCAAATTAACATGCACAAAAGGCAAGAGTACAAGGGTAAAAATAGACTTGGTGTTGCTGAATTTCTTTAGCTCAGGAAACCTAGGTTGTGGGGTTTTCTggtccatcccccctcccccccccccatgggaaCTGTGACTTTCTCAACCACAACTGAACTCACCTGTTCCTTCTAATTTAAACTCTCTTGAAATAAATATAGGTGTCATAGCTATTTGCTGAATTCATTCACATTTAAATGATCAGAAATAGGCTTTGCATTAGGATTAGTGGAGAATCTCCCACTTCCATTGGTGTGATTCAAGTCCTCCCTAATAGCAGAATCTAAGTAgcagtgtcaagtatcagagggtagccgtgttagtctgtatccacaaaaacaatgaggagtccgatggcaccttaaagactaacagatttatttgggcataagctttcgtgggtaaaaacccccacttctgggcataagcttttgtgggtaaaaaccccacttatctgaagaagtgggggttttttacccacgaaagcatatgcccaaataaatctgttagtctttaaggtgccactggactcctcgttgtttaaGTAGCTGTGTATTGACTTGGTATACTTTAAGTTGCGTTCATAATGTAGAAGGCCAGAGAAATGGCACATTTAAGAAAACATAATTTCAGATTTGGGAGACTACATCAGACTCTGCAAATGAGTTCTCAAATTTTGTTGGCCTctaattaaattgttttttcagTATCTCCTCAGAATATAGAAAAATTGATTAGACTGGAGTCTTGTAATTAAGTGTATCAGCACTGACTCCCTCAGTGTCTTTTGTTGTTGGAGCCTTGGGTACAGTGAGAAGTTTTTGTAAAAGCTCTAAGTCATTAAAATGTTTTAGGAGTTGCATCTCTTGTTGAAAAAAGTGTGCAGTTTTTATGACAATAAGGTATACGGAATTATAACTTCTAGTTGACACAAGAATATGCTCTTCTTTTAGTATAAAAGTGATAGTCCACTCTTGAGTGCACCGGTGTAACCTCAGCACCGTACTGAAAAGTGACAAGTTTACAGGATCAGATTTCTTAACAGACATTTATCTGGTGGCAACGTAGAAATACTTaccaatattttctttctttttttgcatgGAGCAAAGCTGATACTAAGTTCCTCCCcaaaaattttttcttttttagcctTTTTCATTGGGAGTTTGGTCAGACAATGAGCTGCACAGTTCTTAAGACACTGAAATCCTTGTCAAACAACTGCCATCGGTCAGATACAGCTGCTTTCCCAATAATATGCCAGCATTCAAAATCAAAAGACTGAGCAGCTTCATTCTCATAATTGTGTGACAATCTAATGTATGTTGAACAGTTTTATTCTCATATTTGCTATTCTTATGTAATCCTATTTATTTCACTAATCTGTATCGGAATCCTTCGTTTTCCATAGCTGTGGacttccaaaaaacaaaatatacagcCTGCTTGAAAACAAAGGAAGCATGTACATTGTGCCTCAATTTGTGCTTTTCAAGTTGCAGAACACAATCTGTGATAACTattttgccttttggtttcttGAAGATTAATTAACGCTCTTCTTACTaagaagaacaaggagtacttgtggcacgttagagactaacaaatgtatttgggcataagcttttgtgggataaaATGgtttttagcccacgaaagcttatgcccaaataaatttgttagtctctaaggtgccacaagtactcttcgttctttttgctgatacaggctaacatggctaccactccaGAGCTCTTCTTACTGACTAACTCTGGGAAAACGGCAAGGAAAATTCtctctcaaaacatttcagttcttCCATATAATTAAACTTTTTAAGTTCAATATGTATAGTTGTGGTGCACTGTTAAATAGTTGCCACATTTCATGTCAGAGGTGGCTACATTTAAGCAATTGGAGTGGTATCTTTTTGTCTAGTTGGTATATTTTATATCCTTAACGTATGTTTGACTTTTGTAATGCACTGTGGGATCCTTCAGAGTGCAAAGTTTTTCATATCTAACAAATCTGCGACACCTCACAGTCTGAGAACTTCTGTGCTTTGGGCCAATTAGTTGATATGGGGCTGAAGAAATGCCTTTTTAGTAGAAAAAAGTGAGCAAGTAGACAAAAGTGTTAAATCCTGCACCTGAGAAGCTCCACAATTCGAATAACCTCTTGCTGTTAAGTCTTATTTTAAATCAGTCTACACCATTTGAGGTTATTTCCCCTTTgctaattagttaatatttttgtttcattcgAAGTATACTCTCATATATTGTCATTATACACCGTATAACTCTCTCTTCAAAGTTCTTTTCAACTTTCCCTTACGGTACTTGTTGACTATCGGTCTTGTGCCAGTATTTAGCCTAGATGGGGTTTACCACCTGCTTTGGGCTGCATTCCCAAGCAACCCGACTCCGAGAAGACCTGGTCCCAGCGTGCCGGGGTCTGCAGCCGGCCTCACACCGTCCACGGGCACCTCATAACAGTTTCACACCCTCTTGAACTCTCTCTTCAAAGTTCTTTTCAACTTTCCCTTATGATACTTGTTGACTATCGGTCTCGTGCCAGTATTTAGCCTTAGATGGAGTTTAGCACCCGCTTTGGGCTGCATTCCCAAGCAATCCGACTCCGAACTTTTGAAGGGGAGCCCAGGTTTGCTGATACTAAATGCACCCAGGATCTTAATGATAAGATTAGAATAGCAATAGATGTCAGGCCAGACTTTGATTCAGTAAGttatttggggcaggaactgccACTTCCtatatgtttgtgcagcacctagcacaatggggcctagCCATTTGGTCTCTAAATGCTATCACAGTATAAATAAGTGGTACTGTTCCCTTAATTAGAAAATCCAAGTTTCTTCAGTTaattttactttgaaatattaTACTTAGgcttattagagagacaaagtgggggagGTGATCTgtttttattggatcagcttcttttggggaaagagagaagtCTTTGAGCTTAACTAGACCTCTTCTtacccagagctgaagaagaactCTATGATGCTTGAAGAGCGACAAGCTTTAtcagcagaaattggtccagtaaaagatattacctcactcacccaccttgtctctctaatatcctgggaccatcacAGCTATAACACTGCACATGtagttaggcttggcagaattgaatttttattttttaaataattttgagggATAGTATctatttgtaagcattttttctatttgtttaaattttcaccATTGTTGGAAAGGATGGCGAGGGTCAGACGACAATTTTTTCATGACAGTAGATGTTGGGATTCAAAAAGTTAGTTTTTTAACAGGTAAAACACAATTTTTCACCATCATACCaaaatgtgaaaattaaataCCCTTAAATCAACTTtaattttcaagcagcatttttttattttgcctatctgtaaatttcagttatcaataggaatattttttcatcagcaTGTGTGTATGTAGCAATATCAATGTTTACCAAGAGTTACTGATAAAAATGTAATCCTTTCAAGGCTAATTATACTGCAAGAATAGCCTTCATATGAAAGTGAGATTtcaatttgtaaaataaattctgTAATAAAACAACAATTCTGTCATAAACTGATATACAATAAGTAGGCATGAAGTTCAGCTGAGTGACTATTCCAGTCATGCTAGCTTGGCTATATTCAAACTAAGCAACGATCTGCTTGGCATGGCAGGTTCTGAAATGCACTACACAAGGTCTGGGACGAAGAGATGGAAGGAGACTTTTGTAACTAAGAATTCCAGCCTTGATTAATTTGAAAATGTCTTGAAAATCTTATGATGAGAGAGACTTTAAAAAGCTTTGCAGTCAGATGGTAAATGAAGAGCAAAGTACCCTGCTGGAGAGAGTGAGTTAGATAGGGATAGTATTTTGAGGTGGTGGTGCTATTAAAGCAATCTCATAACAATAATTTTAACATTGTCCAGTCACACACTAGCCAAATGTGATGATTCTTAACAAAGCCACTTGCTCTCGAATTTGTGTATACATAGTGAAGGGTGGAAGAGGTTTAGCTCTGTTGGATGTAATAAGGAGAAAGTGTTAAGAGGGTTTCAGTTTGTTTTACGTTAATGGGGATGATGTAAACCAAGTATCTGATTTGTTCTGGAGTATTCAGGATTCCCCTGAATCCATTATTTTGCTAAGTTTGTTGCCTCAGAACATTGAGGAATCCCAACTAGTTAATGTTTGATTTCTTCTAACTGGACTATTATGTTGTGGTAATTGTCTGTCTCTCCCAAgaaacaggaataaaacccagcCTGGTATCACATGACTACAGTTAGCATGCATTACAGGATCATGGGTTTGGCAAGTGTGTTTCCAATGAACCTTCCTCTTTGGAAGTCCCCTTTAAGCAGCCTTCCTTTTTTGTGAGGAATAAATTTAAAACTTTTCTCCTTACCAGGTGTGGTAGTTTCTCACCTTATTTCCTGCGCCAGAGCAGAGGTTACAAAGGCATGGATTTTTACACTGAGGTTGGGTGGTGGTTGTCTGTTGTCTGTATTTTCAAGAGCTCCTGTTATGATTTGTTGGAGAGGGATTCTCCTGTAAAACAGCAGTTTACTTGCAGCTACTTCAGAGGCCCCTCCAACCCTGCCTGGAGTATGTACTTTTTGGACTATCAGTACAGCTGTCCGATGTGGGTCCTTCATCTGGAAAATGAATTCATTAGGCTGCTAAAAGAACATCTG
This window contains:
- the SPRY1 gene encoding protein sprouty homolog 1 translates to MEPQSQHGSDGSLVVIQQPSLDSRQRLDYEREIQPPAILSLDQIKAIRGSNEYTEGPSVVKKSGPRTAPRQEKHERTHEIIPINVNNNYEHRPSHLGPVSHQHNVRAPVLSRSISTGSAASSGSNSSASSEQGLLGRSPLSRPGSSHRSERTIRTQPKQSSLMADDLKGPLKEDLTQHKFICEQCGKCKCGECTDPRALPSCLACNRKCLCSAESMVEYSTCMCLIKGIFYHCSNDDEGDSYADNPCSCSQAHCCSRYLCMGAMSLFLPCLLCYPPAKGCLKLCRGCYDRINRPGCRCKNSNTVYCKLESCPSRSQGKPS